Within Aspergillus oryzae RIB40 DNA, chromosome 2, the genomic segment CAACGTTCAAGAAGCGCTTCCCGGGATGCAGGTGCGAAACCACAGAAGTCGCGGGAGACCCTTAGTCGGACAAGTTCACAAAACAAAGGGGTCTCTGGGAACGATCGGCCGTCAGTCGTCAGCCCCAGATCGGGATGGTCCACGATTCCTTCTATTAGTGACTATCCTCGCCCAGTGACACAGAGCAGCAGGACCTCAATGAGAAGCCCTGACCTGGGTAGCCCGAAAATTCCCCAGCAAACCCACTTTCCTACCGGTGGTGTTCGGGACTCTGTTATGAAAAGATTCAGCCTGCTTAAGGGTGTTGGGCGAAAGAGCAGTCGCCTCGATTTTAGATCTGATACACCTGGCATGGCAGTCCGCGAAGAGTAGAATCGCCGGCCTCTGCTTATTTTCTTACTTTCCCCCTTCTTGCCCTTATTATTCTTTTAATGTCAGGACATTAATGCTCGTTACTCTCCTCTTTCATGTTCTTGCTCTTGATTGAAGcattttttctttgtatcgCAGCGTACCTGTTCTTTGCTATACCTCCCTCAGGATTTCCGCCTTATCATACTTTAAAttctcttttgcttttcctttcttgaGCCCGGTACGTACCGCATGTTGGTGACGGTGACTTCTTTGCttatctcttctctcatctgccttttttgatctttttgaccttctccttcttttcccttcttcatttctcaCTTTCAGGACATGATACATCAGAGATTCCTCCCAGATACCTATCCCTACTCTCATCTCCCTTTTCGTGTGTTGCTGATCGCGACGTCTCTTTTGTTTGTTCAGATAAACATGGGCCACTTTGTAAATTTCACTTCTACCTTTCATATGGTCACTCCCTTTTTCAACCATTCTTCTACCCCTTGTTATGTATGGACCCCTTTATACCCGTAGGTGCAGGATGGCTGGTGGTCCCGGGAGttggatattttcaaaaaaaaattgaTCCATggaaattatatataatcaaaACACGCCGCTTTGTTCAACCATATTGACTCACCTACCAAGCTATGTAAAGATATTTCTATTTTGTAGTAGTTGACCTGTCTTAAATTCGGTCTTGATTCATGGCAAATTAGGTCCATTCGTTTGAGATGTAAAACAAGGACACTATGTACGCCGAAGAGGATCTATAGATGCAATTTCAAACAACCACCCTACATGAACGAGTATAACAGGCAATCAATAAATATCTACTCAGAAGGAAGCTCCAGATCCACCAACCACGGTGGGTTCACAGCTTGGTACTGAACCGTCACCACGCTCGCATTGACGAACAGCGTCTCATCGCCCACCCTCAGCGGACTCATCGACTGTCCACTGACATCCGTATACGCACACCGATCCTCCAGCGTCGTCTCCTTATCACACTGAATGATCGACTGATTGCGCGTACTCCACTCCAGCCGCGCCGCCCCATACGCTTCATGTATATGTCCGAAAACATGCAAGCGAGGCTTCGCCCTCTCCACAGCCCGAAACAAATTCTCACAGCCCACACTAGCATGCGTCCCCACCACCTTATCCAAGATCCCATACGGCGGCCCATGCGTCAACATAATATCCACCCCATCATCCGGCACCGGATTCGGCGGCACGAACACCCCCTCCGACATCGACTGTGGGGGGTTAAATCGATCCGTATCCCGATCATACGCAAACGCCCACTGACAAAATTCCGGCGTATACGGCGACGCATAAACAGTGAACCGAGCCCCATTCCCCAACGTAAACGTCTGCACCCCTTCTTCCATATACCTGATCCCGGCGTTCACGGCCTCCTCGCTCGTCCATAGCGCCTTGATCTCCCGGACGGATTCCAcccgcccttcttcttcggaggaCGCACCTACGTTTTCCTTCCCGGCCGTCGCGGATGCCGTCGTGTGGTCTGTTCTGTACCGGTGCCGGTAGTGGCCGATCCGTGTGTAGTATTCTTCGTCCAATGTGATGTCGTGGTTCCCGGCTACGACGAGCTTCAACTCCGCGGGTGCCACCTTGAGCATGTCCAGGATCACTTCGTGTTCGTCTTTTAGCCCTACTTTGGTTATGTCCCCGGCGTGCAGGAGGATGTCGGAGCTGGGGAGGGGGTGTCGGTAGGGgtttgtggtgttttgggCTGGGTTGGGGGTTAGAGTGTGGGTGTCGGAGATTATGCAGATGCgggttttggtggttggtCTGGTCATTTTGGTAATATGTTCTAGATTTGGGGGGGTGGTTGAGGAGGTTTAGGTTGTGTGTTTTTATTGTAGGGAGGTAGAGGTAGGATATAGAGAGGTAGAGAGGTAGTGTAGGTGGTTGTGTTGTGTTGTGTTAGGGCAGACTGGGTGTTGTGATGGATGTTTATAATGTCAAGATGATTAAATGGCGGAGGGGCCGACATGGCGTCATAGATAACCGACTGGAAACTTTGAAAAAATGTCTGATAGGGGGGGCAAAAGAGTGTGATCGACTGACAAGAACTTTACGGTATCTATTGTGGGGAAAGTCCTCTTGAAAACtctagaagaaaaaaaggaaacgatTATTCAAATTCGACAGAACATAACGAGGATCATTCCATTGCTGACAGCTCAGAGCTCTACACACAATGCACCCGTAGTGCCCCAGAGATCATAAATGTATTCTGGAAAAAATTGCTGAAACTCCGATACCACCCTTTTACAACAcgattttccttttttacttcCTGATAGCCTTCTGGTAGAAAGCAAGCTCCTCACCCTCCAGGATGTAACCGTCAACACGACCGCTCTGGCCAGGGCGGGAAGCAATGACGGCGTAGAGACGACCGGCCTCGAACTGTCTCTCGATGGCGGACTCGACCTTGCCGCTCTCGGCGAAGCGCTCAGCCTGCTTCTTCACAACGctgttgctcttcttctcctcagtgGTCTCGGTCTTCTGCTGGCGTCTGCGGCCGATGGGCTGGCCGTAGTGGGCCTCGTACCATTGACGGAAAGGAGCAGCATCAATCTGGACGACGGCCGACTTGGTCAGGGTGTTGGTACGGACCAGCTCGTTGTTGGAGGGGTGGTAGGCGACAACGATGACACGGGTCTTGCGGGAAATACCCTCGGAACCCCAGGAGAAGTTACCGGACTCGAGACGGAGGGCACGGAACTTGCGGTTACCACCACGGGTGCGGACCAGGTGGATTCTCTTGGTACCGATACGGGTGTTGGAGGGCTGGCGACCCTTCTCGAACGCCCTATTGGAAATGTGTAAGAATTTGGGCCTCTTATCTCTGGGTTCCTCAGAGCTCAAGTTCATTCATACCTCTTCTTGCGGTAGGTGGCCCTCTTAGCACCGGTAGCCGAGCGCTTGTGGCGGGAGTCGCGAGAAATACCCATGTTTGCTGTTTCGAGGGGACTGTggacaacaacaaagacaattAGCTATCAAGAACCCGTAGACGCAGTAGTTCcgttttgttttgatttccCCTTCAAGTTTCCCGTTGGATCGTGAGATAGCGAGCGGTCAAAAATCGAATGCACTGATAGCGGTCGCAAAGCCCAAGCAGATAGTTTATGTATATCGGAGACAAGACGATGTGTGAAAAAATTTttccgttcttctttttcgtcgTTGATATTCCCCTTCggtttctcctttctttcctctgaTTGTGTCCTGTCCCTTAAACTAATCCGATCGACTTCAATCGCTAAGCGGCACACGGCACGATAACCAACGCTCAAGACTCGACGCAACGGTGAAAccagaaagaggagatcgaaAACACTTGGAATGACGATAGTAAACTCACCTCTAATCCTGCAGCCCTTCACCAGGAACGCAGCGGGCAAGGGTCGTTGGGTGGTCGTGGAGTTGAGTGCTGTCGTCGGACTATCGTGAATTTCGCACTGTGCCTTCGCTTGAGAAGTTGCCCTAGTCCAAAGTGCGCGCTAGCCCCAATACGGCATAGCACCCATTCCCGTGACCTTTCGGCTAGACCGTTTTTGAACAAAtcttattttccttttctataGAATTTCCCTAAAAATGTCCAAATTGTTTGAAGATTAGGACTAGTCTACTCAGGTGAATGTCTTTTAATAAAGTAATCAACAAGTATCTGTGCTTTTGACACCGCCTGAAGAGCAGtttgtacatatacatccATGTGTCATTTCCGGCCATAAACCCTTTGTCCacgagagaagaagagaatgagcCATCAAAGACTCTGTTAGGCTCTCCCCTATGTGGACCGTTTTGCCACATGTAGTGCATCCTCCGACTACTTGCGatgctccttcttcacttgctcttccttcaccATCCGGTCAAATCTCCGGAATGCAAATACCCCCTCAATCATAATGGTGGCTACCCACGCAATCCATACACCAGACAAAAATGGCACACCGTGAGGTTTCAAGCGCTTCACTGCCAGCAGAACCACTTCTATAGCATGAATTCCCAGCAGAAGCGTACCTGGGATGGGCTGGACGGTGTGGCAAAACCGAGTGAATGCTGGGAACCTGTCAAGACCAGCTGTTTCGTAGAGCAATGACCCTGGCTGGAAATTGCTGCCCCGAGAGAACACAATTAACGTAGCTACGACCACGGCAAAGTTTATCGCCTCCCAGCCTCGGGGTGCTCTATAttctttgatgatgatatccgaGAGCCCTAGCCGTTCGAGACACTCCTTGTGCATTGCCACCACGCGCTGTCGAGTATCGGAAAATGTTTTCATGGGTGGATCTAGGGGCACGCTATAGCGGATGCCCTTGGCGCTGATGAACAGATCAGACAGAGTGATGTCTTCCAACCGTGCGGCTTTGGCTTCTCCATCGGCGACATTGCAATAGACGCGGAGATACATCGCCAGCGATTTCTGGTGGTCCGCATTCATGTGGTTGATAATGAAGCTTTTGCTAGACGCAGATTTGTCGTCGTTGATTGCGGCCATtattgctgctggggtgtCCTTTCAATCGCACACTGGTACTTTTCAGCCCTTGAGACAGTATGAATGGAGGTTAGAATGTATGTACCTTCAGTTCGTCAGGTACTCCGCTTCAGGAGTTAAGTACTTGACTCCGTTTGGTAATGCCAAGCTTCTACCTCGGCTTCTGTAAAGAGACTAACGTCGGATGGTTGCGATGCTCATGTGCTTCCCTTTCTCAGCAGTCTACTTAACTTTTAAGCTTCGGGGTAGATAAGCTCGGTTCCAGGTACTTGAGATATTTTAGGTATGCAATGCGATTGATCTGCTACATAGTATACAGAAGGTAAGCGCACGTGATGTGTATTTCCCAGTTAGGAAACGCTCTGCCCATCATCTCTCCTTCGACCCCCTTCTAGAGTAGAACTTGAATTCTCCATCAGCCTTCTCTTTGCGCAGAATCGAAGACAAATTTTGCTGCTCATCAAATCTGGACATTTGCATGTGCTTCatactatatatactacACACTTCCGTGATAAATTGTTGGTATATATCTGAAGCAGCTCCACATTACTAGTTGCCTCGTAAATTGGCGCAAGACCACCTGATAACTAACTCCTTATGGCTGCTATATCATTTTCGAGCCATTTCAGGCCTCAAATCCAGCAATCATTAGGTCTTATCATTTCTACACATGGcgaaatcgaaaagaagCATTGCACCATCCTGCAGAAGGGCCGGACGCCCTTCTATATCACACCTCAACCGGCTATACTGACTGCACGAGAGCTTACGCGACTTACCGAGCCTTGTTAGGATATTCGTGGGTGAATTAAGCCGCTTTAAGTCTAGATGGTGCTGTTGATCTCTAAACCATCCGCTATATTCTGCACTGGATCACACATATCTGCACGCTTGAAGTTCGCAATGCGAATAACTAACATCGGGAATCAAGTATGCATGTCTGAAACACATGGAGATATCAAAACGACCAGAAGCCAACATTTTCAAGCCGGAACGCAAATAACAATATCGGACTCATGCTATTAATCATACTAACAGTTGGAGTATAGTAACTATGCGCcagaaaaaagtaaaaacaTTACCTGAGCCCAGGACTCTATTCAACAAACAGGAAACATGCGGAACGGATTGCTGTTTTCCTGGAACATTTTCATAAACTTCATGCTAGACATGTTCATCGATCGGAGGGACGAGGTGGTCAAGAGCTAATATAAGAGGCGAAATTAACATTTTCCCCAATCATGCACTGCGATTGTGAGGTTAGGTCCTATTCTATGTTGAGTCGGGTAAAATTGACTGATGGTGCTTGGGTCTGTTCTGAAAACCAAACGAAGGAGATACTTACAGCAACGACAGTGTCAAGTCTCCGTGAATGTGGGCTTTGAGTTCTACCTCGATGTCGAGGTTCAGCTCCAGTTTCAGTTTGAGGCCATCCTGCTCCTCATCGTTTTTCCCTTGTCCTGGGGCGTCCGTCATGGCTCCGTTTGTGATTGTGCCTTGTGTTAAGGACTGGGTGCCGCGCTTATATGGCTGCATGGCATTGCCCTGACCcgcatcgtcatcgtcatcgtaCTCATCTGAATCGTATTCGTCGGAAAAATAGTCACTTTCATCCTCATACTCGTCGTTTTGACGTTTgcgttgttgttgttgacgtCGTCGAGCTTGCTGTTGTTTCGGACGTTGGGGTTTCTGATCCTGCTCGTCTTCGGACAGTGAATAGTCATCCGTATCGTAATCGCCGTCCGAGTATTCGTCCGGTTGAATGGcaggttgttcttctttcttcttctctgcgGTGGCCATGCTGAGAGATATCGATGAGGGCTTGGGAGAGGGTCAAACTGCAGGCGAGGAGAAGGACGCGATAATCGGTGATGCGCTTGAATACCAACACTGGGtcaaaatgagaagaaaagactatAGTCCGAAATACTACCGGAAACTAAATACGTCTAGAAGTGTATGGGGGGAAGGAAACTATTGAACAACAGAGGAACTTGGGAGGATATTTGCTGGTGTGGATAGACGATGAAGTCGTTCTTCTGTACGACGGGGCCAGCGAAGAACAGCCACCTACGAATTACCCCCCTGGCCATGAGCATGACGTTGCCAGTGTACCTCTAACTGCAAGATCTCCGCTACTGCAGCTAATCAGCGTGGCGCTACTGTTCTTGTGTCTGAATCCTGGAGGGTCAGACGACGGGAGAAACTCTGGGGACGATAACGTAGCCCATGGAGGGTGATTGACAGCAATATGTCGTCGAGAGGCGGGTCCCCCCTGTCACCGTTCCAAGGATGTGCTGTTCCAGAATTATCGCAGCCACCGACGGAATTACAGTGCGTACGACATTTGATGATTCAATTGAGAGAACCGGCTTTTGGTCGGGTGCGAACCGCGGATCAACGCTGCTTTCTTACTTTCCCACGCGAAAAGAAACCGCTGGATCCAGGGAATCAATCGCCAACGGCTATGCATCTCCGTCTTTCTTTGACAGTACAGAATATGGTCTATCACGATCATAACATCAAAGGCCGCTTCTGGCCCACCATTATCCCGTTAGATTGTATGACGATCTGACGTGCGTGGCGTCATCCTCCCACTTAGTGGTCAAGGGCTCAAGTGGACCAGCCAATATGGAGACAAGCGGTAATTCTCCGGCCCCGTTTCATTGGCGTATCTGGCAACACATCTAGCGCTAAAGAAATTAAATACCACCTGCGGTTGCCGGTGATCTCCCACCATTGCCCAACTTCCAAGgctaaaagaaaaaaagactGAGACACCCTTGCCTGGGTCGACGTCATTCTGAACGGGCTTCAATATACAACGCTTCAATCATGTCTGGTTCCCACCCTCCCCCCTTTTGTCGCACGGATGACGCCGTTGATCTACGCCTCGGCTTTTGGTCCAATCCGATTGATCAGAGATGGTCATAGCTGACGTCGACTGTGGGCGGACGGTTACCAACCATGCAGGACGCTCGCATCATATAAATGATATTGGACGATGTGACCATGTTTAAGCACTATATTACGAGCACTAGACCGCTAGCACAGAATATAATCccttgccttccttctcaacatGTCAGACAAAGAGGATAACCCTCAAATCCCTCAGCAAGAGAACAACAACCCCCAGGAAGAGAACAACCAGGGGTCCCCTCAGcccaaggaggagcaggacGTTGAGCCAAAGCAAGAGTCTAACTCTGACGACGCTGAGCCTAAACAAGAACCCAAGTCGGACGACGAGTCTAAACAAGACCCCCAGCCTGACTCTAAGccacaagaaaaagaattcaaGCCCGAAGCCGAACCCAAGCAAGAGCCTCAGTCAGAAGCTGAGCCCGaacctcaaccccagcctCAGAAAGAAGAACCTCGGCGGCGCCCACGGAGACCCCGCCCACAGAAGTACCAACAGGACTCGGACACAGAGAACATCGACCGCGGCGATATGGATAACACCGCTGTTGAGAAGCCTCGTCGTCAGCGCCGCTCACGCCGCCAGCAACAAGACGGCGGTCCCCTCGGCGGCCTCGGCGGTATAGACCAAGCCGGTGACCTCGTACAAAACACAGCCGGCAATGCCGTCAACGGCGTGACCAACACCGCTGGCAAAGCTGTGGGAGGCATCCTAGGCGGCAACAAAGGGGAAGGACAGGACGACAGCGGCGGCAAGGACGAACAGCTGCGGTTGCGGCTGGACCTGAACCTGGATATCGAAGTGCAACTCAAGGCTAAGATCCACGGTGATCTAACCCTTGGCTTACTGTCAGTTCAGCCCTCCCCTCCTCTTACCATCTTCCCTGAAAACATCAAGCTAACCATACATAAACAGCAACTAAAACCGAATGTGAATGCGCCTAATAGAAAAAGCATTTATCCCACGTCGTCGGCTCTCGTTTAAAATCTTTCGATACCATGTTGCCTTTCCACTTCCTTCGTCTGCGTCCTCCTATGTTACCTCTTCCTGGTTGATAATCGCAGATTAGATGgtcctttctcctttccttttgtccCCCTTCGGCTATATATTGATTAGCGCTGGTTATATGATGGCATGaacaatcttctccttttcttccgtcGGTGTGATGCTTGCATGTATAGTAATTCCAGGCTTGACTATGATCATGGATTAATCGTTGAGTGCATGGGATGGATAATTAATGAATTGCAATTCTATCTTCTTGAACCTCTTCGAATACAAGAAGAACTAGAATGAAACCAGAAAACGAGGAATTACTAACAAAACAATTTATAAACTTTGATTTAGTATATGCATATACTCAAGTATCTATTTGAAACAAGCAGAGCCTTTCTACCGTTCTATCTGTACTCCTTCTAGCACCTTGTGAATGCCCTAATTATACCTTATATTGTCAAACAGGTATCACATAATATCACATATGTAACTATGTATCGTAACTCAATCggggagaggggaaggagaaaagaaaaagaagggggcgAGAGTCCATATCATAGCCCAGCTATGTACATGAGAGCATAGCCGAGCGTGATGATGACGGCCCATGCCATCAAACTGGCAGGGATACCTCTGGTGAAGAAGTGGTGGACCTGGAGGTACCGTTGGCCGGTTTGAGGAACCTCAGTCATGATGGCAGCTAAGATGAGGTTAGTAAAAGTTATTGCCAAACCTTAAACTGAAAGGAGATCATACTCATATTAGGGAAACCACTGGTCGGCAAAGCCATAGCAACGGAGCACATAAGGGCGCTAGCCATCACCAACAGGTTAGGGTGTGGGTCTTCCATGCCAACGCCGATCTGTCGGACGAGAGGCAGAATGATAAGTGCCGCAACAGTATGGGAGATGAATGTCGCCATAATAAGAATCAAGACGGAGAACACAATCAGGACGCCATAGAGGCTGAGATGTTCCACACGGGCGGTAATGCCATTCGCGATAGTGTGTAACAAACCGGAAGACGTAACAGCCTTTCCAAGACAAAGGCCACCGGCGGCCAGGATGATAATGGTCCAGAGAAAGTTGTTGAAatcttccttgttgagaATGCCAGTTCCGAAGAAAAGTACCATCGGGATAATGGCTATTACGCCCATATCCCCGAAGACGTGCTCGAGTTGATGGCTACCGCACCACAAGGCGATGGTAGACAGAGTTACAATGCTGATGAACCATTGAACCCCAGAAAATTTATCTTTAACCGGTCGAATGGGGACAAGCGTGGTGCCACGACCGGGATGGAATGTGAACACCAAAAGACCCCATATCAGTAGGATGGAGATAATACAGACGGGGAGTGATACAAAGAACCATGTGCCCCAGCTGATACTCGGGTGCATGTTCTGAAGCGCGATGATATTTTGTGGTGACGCGATCGGTGAGGCTGCACCCCCGACGTTCGCAGCCAGGGCAATTCCCAACACGAGAGCTTTGGCGAAGTTTGAGTCTGGGGGAAGGTTCCGAAGCAGAGGCTAAAAACGCTAAGTTTAGCAACGATGAAGTGGGAAGTTCGGGACTAAAATTACCTGAATGATTGAATAGCAGAGGACGGGCGAAGCCACGTTGCTAATCCACATGCTCAAAAACATACTCACAAACATGTTCGTGAGAAGGACCACACGGGGACTGGATCCAGCTTTACTCAAAACGAACATTGCCATCCGACGAGCAATGTCGTATTTGGACAAGGCTGCAGCGATAGTGAACCCGCCAAGCAAGAGCATTATCACTGGAGTCCACATGGCACTGAATGCAGCACTCGTGGCTTCTTTAGGTCCCAGGCGTTTGTAAGGCTTCTCTTCCGATTTCATGATGCGTAGCaggacaacaagaaaagggaTCAGGAGAGACGTCACAAAGAGAGGAATGACCTGTGGTTGTGTACTCCGTCAGTAAAGTAATATGGGGTAGTAGAGCACATTAGTTACCTCTGTAGCCCATAACAAGCTGACGAAGATAAGCATGGCCAAACAATTTTGCTGCTCAGGCTTATCCATTATCGGAACTGCGAGTAATGTCACGAAAATAGCCAAAACGAGAACCAAAGTTCCAAAACTCAAGCTGCATAGCCActgtggaggatgaaagACGCCCAGAGGCGTCTTAAATTCCGTGAGAGAAATCTCCTGCTCGTCACCCTGTCGTCGTGCAGCTGCGGGGTCCTCGTCTCCTCCCAAGATCGTTCTGCGTATACCGACGTTTGCAGCttgtgctttcctttcaatACCAATCATTTCCCTCCAGACCGTGTTTCTCTCCCAGACTACATGTTCCCTCAGGTGTAGCCGAAGCTCACGCCTTGCGAGCGACAAATCGCCGGTCGTGACGACATCCGCGTAGACCTTTTCGATCTTGCGGATGTCCGCTTCCACCTTTGACATAGTCGACTCAGTGAAGGGATAAGCCAAGGAGACGGTTGAGTTCATGTACTCCCGTCGCAAGCTGCGGTCGAGAATTTTATCGTACTTCTTCAAAGCCTTTGAGAAACCGGTTTTATTCAACTGAATGTACGACTTCAGCCCACAAAGAGAGACGTATGCGTCCACTGCCCGTTTCTTCAGTGAAAGCCCAGAATTGTACAGGTCTAGGACCTTCGGGTCACCGAAATGCTCAACTTGGGCCCTGTTAGATCTCCAGCCCCTCGAATCTCCCATATAGCCAGATTCGCCCATGTAGTCTGTACGACCATCATCAGGATTAGTAGACCCGGCGCCGTGAGATAGACGTCTGCCGCTGTGTACCGACAGATGTTCGTCGTCACTATCGgcgtcgtcatcatcatcatccacagcGGACTCGGTAACACTGCTACGGCGCCGATCCGGATTTAGTGGGAAATCGTGATACCCATTTCCAGAACGCCGCCGAGAGCCGGAACTCATCGTCCTTGTCTTGGTCATATGCTCGCTCATTGGATCCACATTGATCCCATCGGCCTCCGAAGCATACTCCTCCGCATCTCTAATCacgtcttcaacttccttAAGGATCTCTAGCTCTTTGTCCTGATAGAAAGTGCATATTTTCTCTAGCTCTGCATCTAGAGCTTTCCGAAATATCGAATCGGTATTCGGGGTACTGTCTAGCAAAGGAGCCGACTCGACATCAGCTTGAGCTTGCCCACCGGCTTTACGGACTTGTTGTTCCAAAGAGTAGATCCTAGAATATAGATAACACAGTGAGCAATCCATACAGGCAATTTCTTTCAAATCAAAGAAGCGTAACATTTCCCGGGTGTAATGTGACATTTGCTCTCCTGTGCATGCAAAGTGATCCCAGCCGGAAAGTAGCTCTATTCCTGGCCCCGAAGACAGGGTAGAAGAAACGGGAGACAGGCATGGCAATTGAGCCAGAAcgagggggggggggggggggtggggg encodes:
- a CDS encoding metallophosphatase domain-containing protein (phosphoesterases); translated protein: MTRPTTKTRICIISDTHTLTPNPAQNTTNPYRHPLPSSDILLHAGDITKVGLKDEHEVILDMLKVAPAELKLVVAGNHDITLDEEYYTRIGHYRHRYRTDHTTASATAGKENVGASSEEEGRVESVREIKALWTSEEAVNAGIRYMEEGVQTFTLGNGARFTVYASPYTPEFCQWAFAYDRDTDRFNPPQSMSEGVFVPPNPVPDDGVDIMLTHGPPYGILDKVVGTHASVGCENLFRAVERAKPRLHVFGHIHEAYGAARLEWSTRNQSIIQCDKETTLEDRCAYTDVSGQSMSPLRVGDETLFVNASVVTVQYQAVNPPWLVDLELPSEVVV
- a CDS encoding 40S ribosomal protein eS8 (40S ribosomal protein S8), translated to MGISRDSRHKRSATGAKRATYRKKRAFEKGRQPSNTRIGTKRIHLVRTRGGNRKFRALRLESGNFSWGSEGISRKTRVIVVAYHPSNNELVRTNTLTKSAVVQIDAAPFRQWYEAHYGQPIGRRRQQKTETTEEKKSNSVVKKQAERFAESGKVESAIERQFEAGRLYAVIASRPGQSGRVDGYILEGEELAFYQKAIRK
- a CDS encoding DUF2470 domain-containing protein (predicted protein) — protein: MAAINDDKSASSKSFIINHMNADHQKSLAMYLRVYCNVADGEAKAARLEDITLSDLFISAKGIRYSVPLDPPMKTFSDTRQRVVAMHKECLERLGLSDIIIKEYRAPRGWEAINFAVVVATLIVFSRGSNFQPGSLLYETAGLDRFPAFTRFCHTVQPIPGTLLLGIHAIEVVLLAVKRLKPHGVPFLSGVWIAWVATIMIEGVFAFRRFDRMVKEEQVKKEHRK
- a CDS encoding uncharacterized protein (predicted protein) → MSDKEDNPQIPQQENNNPQEENNQGSPQPKEEQDVEPKQESNSDDAEPKQEPKSDDESKQDPQPDSKPQEKEFKPEAEPKQEPQSEAEPEPQPQPQKEEPRRRPRRPRPQKYQQDSDTENIDRGDMDNTAVEKPRRQRRSRRQQQDGGPLGGLGGIDQAGDLVQNTAGNAVNGVTNTAGKAVGGILGGNKGEGQDDSGGKDEQLRLRLDLNLDIEVQLKAKIHGDLTLGLLSVQPSPPLTIFPENIKLTIHKQQLKPNVNAPNRKSIYPTSSALV
- a CDS encoding putative plasma membrane phosphate transporter Pho87 (Na+/dicarboxylate, Na+/tricarboxylate and phosphate transporters); protein product: MKFSHSIQFNAVPEWSSYYLAYSNLKKLIYSLEQQVRKAGGQAQADVESAPLLDSTPNTDSIFRKALDAELEKICTFYQDKELEILKEVEDVIRDAEEYASEADGINVDPMSEHMTKTRTMSSGSRRRSGNGYHDFPLNPDRRRSSVTESAVDDDDDDADSDDEHLSVHSGRRLSHGAGSTNPDDGRTDYMGESGYMGDSRGWRSNRAQVEHFGDPKVLDLYNSGLSLKKRAVDAYVSLCGLKSYIQLNKTGFSKALKKYDKILDRSLRREYMNSTVSLAYPFTESTMSKVEADIRKIEKVYADVVTTGDLSLARRELRLHLREHVVWERNTVWREMIGIERKAQAANVGIRRTILGGDEDPAAARRQGDEQEISLTEFKTPLGVFHPPQWLCSLSFGTLVLVLAIFVTLLAVPIMDKPEQQNCLAMLIFVSLLWATEVIPLFVTSLLIPFLVVLLRIMKSEEKPYKRLGPKEATSAAFSAMWTPVIMLLLGGFTIAAALSKYDIARRMAMFVLSKAGSSPRVVLLTNMFVSMFLSMWISNVASPVLCYSIIQPLLRNLPPDSNFAKALVLGIALAANVGGAASPIASPQNIIALQNMHPSISWGTWFFVSLPVCIISILLIWGLLVFTFHPGRGTTLVPIRPVKDKFSGVQWFISIVTLSTIALWCGSHQLEHVFGDMGVIAIIPMVLFFGTGILNKEDFNNFLWTIIILAAGGLCLGKAVTSSGLLHTIANGITARVEHLSLYGVLIVFSVLILIMATFISHTVAALIILPLVRQIGVGMEDPHPNLLVMASALMCSVAMALPTSGFPNMTAIMTEVPQTGQRYLQVHHFFTRGIPASLMAWAVIITLGYALMYIAGL